Proteins encoded together in one Candidatus Nitrosocaldus cavascurensis window:
- the ilvC gene encoding ketol-acid reductoisomerase → MATSKATQSSRVARQWVDDQVSLEPIRNETVAVLGYGIQGNAQANNLRDSGINVIVGLRKGKSYEQAVKDGHDVRSVSDAVKAADIIMVLIPDMEQARVYKEEIEPYLKDGKALCFAHGAAIHWRWIVPPNGVDVFMVAPKAPGQRLRELYLENFGTPALVAVEQDATGRAWDRCLAVAKGIGCTRAGVIETTFKEEVETDWFGEQVNLCGGAHSLILAAFETLIEAGYRPEVAYFECLHELKLIVDLIQRYGITGMYARVSETARYGGLTRGPYVIDASVKARMKEVLKDIQEGRFAEEWVSIYKKEGKNAFEKYMRALEEHEIEKVGKRIRSMIWRE, encoded by the coding sequence ATGGCTACAAGTAAAGCAACACAATCAAGCAGAGTAGCAAGGCAATGGGTTGATGATCAAGTATCTTTAGAGCCTATAAGGAATGAGACAGTAGCAGTTCTAGGCTATGGGATACAGGGCAATGCTCAGGCAAACAACCTTAGAGATTCAGGCATAAATGTGATTGTAGGGTTAAGGAAGGGCAAGAGCTATGAGCAGGCAGTGAAGGATGGGCATGATGTAAGATCTGTTAGCGATGCTGTCAAGGCTGCAGATATTATAATGGTCCTCATCCCAGATATGGAGCAGGCTAGAGTATACAAGGAGGAGATAGAACCTTATCTGAAGGATGGTAAGGCGTTATGCTTTGCACATGGTGCTGCCATACACTGGCGATGGATAGTTCCTCCAAATGGTGTAGATGTATTCATGGTTGCACCAAAGGCACCAGGACAGAGGCTAAGGGAGCTCTACCTTGAGAACTTTGGTACTCCAGCACTTGTAGCAGTGGAGCAGGATGCTACTGGTAGGGCATGGGATAGATGCTTAGCAGTAGCAAAGGGTATAGGATGCACAAGAGCAGGGGTTATAGAGACTACATTCAAGGAGGAGGTTGAGACTGACTGGTTTGGGGAGCAGGTTAACCTGTGTGGAGGTGCGCACTCCCTAATACTTGCTGCATTCGAGACGCTTATAGAGGCAGGTTACAGACCAGAGGTAGCATACTTTGAATGCTTGCATGAACTGAAACTCATAGTTGATCTGATCCAGAGGTATGGGATAACTGGGATGTATGCTAGGGTAAGCGAGACAGCAAGGTATGGAGGCTTGACTAGGGGACCTTACGTTATAGATGCTAGCGTAAAGGCAAGGATGAAGGAAGTGCTCAAGGATATACAGGAAGGAAGGTTTGCTGAGGAGTGGGTTAGCATATACAAGAAGGAGGGCAAGAATGCATTTGAGAAGTACATGAGAGCATTGGAGGAACATGAGATTGAGAAGGTTGGGAAGAGGATAAGGTCAATGATATGGAGAGAATGA
- a CDS encoding nicotinamide-nucleotide adenylyltransferase — protein sequence MERALMIGRFQPFHNGHLMLAREALKECDELIIAIASAQFNYLEKDPFTAGERVWMIHDALKDEYIDGGKSMIERCYILAIPNDENNARWYAHLRSYLPPFHLVYTGNEYVAMLLSKEGMRVKVPRLFNRDEYNASRIRTLMLEGREWRHLVPKAVAKVIDEINGVERLRIIARAESRPQEW from the coding sequence ATGGAGAGGGCTTTGATGATAGGAAGGTTCCAGCCATTCCACAATGGGCATCTGATGCTTGCTAGAGAGGCACTCAAGGAGTGTGATGAACTTATAATAGCAATAGCAAGTGCACAGTTCAACTACCTAGAGAAGGATCCATTCACTGCTGGGGAGAGGGTATGGATGATACATGATGCTTTAAAGGATGAGTATATTGATGGTGGCAAGAGCATGATTGAGAGATGCTACATACTTGCTATACCAAATGATGAGAATAATGCTAGATGGTATGCCCATCTAAGATCTTATCTTCCTCCATTCCACCTCGTATATACAGGGAATGAGTATGTAGCGATGCTCTTGAGCAAGGAAGGGATGAGGGTCAAGGTCCCAAGGTTATTCAACAGGGATGAGTACAATGCAAGCAGGATAAGAACGTTGATGCTTGAAGGGAGGGAGTGGAGGCACCTTGTGCCAAAGGCAGTTGCTAAAGTTATAGATGAGATCAATGGAGTTGAGAGGCTAAGGATAATTGCTAGGGCTGAGAGCAGACCTCAAGAATGGTAA
- the metG gene encoding methionine--tRNA ligase — protein sequence MNNSSNNSNERKRVIVTSALPYANGEIHLGHVASTYLPADIMTRYLRLKGYEAYHVCASDDFGTPILIKAEQEGKSPEEYVKHWHDRDEQDFRAFGISFDIFHSTSSKENVEFVQRFFLSLYSKGYIYEREVVQYYCPYDKKFLPDRYVIGRCPYCNADNQYSDSCENCGRVPEQILEPKCAICKREPVKRASIHYFFRLSAFADRLKEWLNTNGNLQQDVKNYVLRWIEQGLQDWDITRDITWGVRIPIDGEGKVLYGWFDNHLCYISTALLLARMNGLVDDDNDNAREFWNSSIIYHFIGKDIVYHHYLFLPAMRLGDGNYKLPDYIPTRGHLMLQGQKISKSRNWYISLREFINAFNPDYLRFYLALITPYSQEDLNFDWDEFASRVNTELIDNIGNFINRALNLAKRYGVSTIPTQYDDGDRESINAIKHIAQDVGSLIERNEIDKGLRRIVAFASYFNQYFQNKEPWAKVKSQSKDDKASAHNCIYISVNAVASLAVLLEPYIPFSAERIWEQLKMQGSIHEQRWDDASRLMVREGHIVGDVKPLFKKISREEIEAQKSRLGKHIA from the coding sequence ATGAATAATAGTAGCAATAACAGCAATGAGAGGAAGAGGGTAATAGTGACCAGTGCACTCCCATATGCTAATGGAGAGATCCACCTAGGGCATGTAGCATCAACCTACCTTCCAGCAGATATAATGACAAGGTACCTTAGGCTCAAGGGTTATGAGGCATACCATGTATGTGCTAGTGATGACTTTGGCACACCAATACTTATAAAGGCTGAGCAGGAGGGTAAGAGTCCAGAGGAGTATGTTAAGCATTGGCATGATAGGGATGAGCAAGACTTTAGAGCCTTTGGTATCTCATTCGATATATTCCATAGTACAAGTTCTAAGGAGAATGTTGAGTTCGTGCAGAGGTTCTTCCTCAGCCTCTACAGCAAAGGCTACATATACGAGAGGGAGGTTGTTCAATACTACTGCCCATACGATAAGAAGTTCCTGCCAGATAGATACGTTATAGGAAGGTGTCCATACTGCAATGCAGATAACCAGTACTCAGATTCATGTGAGAACTGTGGTAGGGTACCAGAGCAGATCCTTGAGCCCAAATGTGCAATATGTAAGAGGGAGCCTGTAAAGAGGGCTAGCATACACTACTTCTTTAGGCTATCTGCATTTGCTGATAGGCTCAAGGAATGGCTCAACACCAATGGTAACCTACAGCAGGATGTTAAGAACTATGTGCTTAGATGGATAGAGCAAGGGTTACAGGACTGGGATATAACTAGGGATATAACATGGGGTGTTAGGATCCCTATAGATGGTGAGGGTAAGGTACTCTATGGCTGGTTCGATAACCACCTATGCTACATATCAACTGCACTACTCCTAGCAAGGATGAACGGGCTTGTAGATGATGATAATGATAATGCAAGAGAGTTCTGGAACTCAAGTATAATATACCACTTCATAGGCAAGGATATAGTATATCATCACTACCTCTTCCTACCTGCCATGAGGCTTGGTGATGGGAACTACAAACTCCCAGACTACATACCTACTAGAGGGCATCTCATGCTTCAAGGGCAGAAGATCTCAAAGAGCAGGAACTGGTACATAAGCCTTAGGGAGTTCATAAACGCATTCAACCCAGACTACCTTAGATTCTATCTAGCATTGATAACGCCATACAGCCAAGAGGATCTTAACTTTGATTGGGATGAGTTTGCATCAAGGGTTAATACTGAGTTGATAGACAATATTGGTAACTTCATAAATAGAGCACTCAACCTTGCAAAGAGGTATGGTGTATCAACTATCCCAACTCAGTACGATGATGGTGATAGAGAGAGCATAAATGCTATAAAGCATATAGCGCAAGATGTTGGCTCACTGATAGAGAGGAATGAGATAGATAAGGGCTTGAGGAGGATAGTTGCATTTGCATCATACTTCAACCAGTACTTTCAGAACAAAGAACCATGGGCAAAGGTTAAGAGCCAAAGTAAGGATGATAAGGCAAGTGCACACAACTGCATATACATATCTGTTAATGCTGTAGCATCGCTAGCAGTACTCCTTGAGCCATACATACCATTCTCTGCAGAGAGGATATGGGAGCAACTTAAGATGCAAGGTTCTATACACGAGCAGAGATGGGACGATGCATCAAGGCTCATGGTAAGAGAAGGGCATATTGTTGGTGATGTAAAGCCATTGTTCAAGAAGATAAGTAGAGAGGAGATTGAGGCTCAGAAGAGCAGGTTAGGCAAGCATATAGCATAA
- a CDS encoding muconolactone Delta-isomerase — translation MLYLVIDRVRINFEPTDVSLAQLKMLAQTFKMYEDYKAAGKLKAAYAFADTPGGISIWDVENNEELQRILFLLPSMPFMEREVKPLTSMESVNSIVHELTEIVKSMPSKPSV, via the coding sequence ATGCTCTACCTAGTGATAGATAGGGTGAGGATAAACTTCGAGCCTACAGATGTCTCGCTGGCACAGTTGAAGATGCTTGCACAAACATTCAAGATGTATGAGGATTACAAGGCTGCAGGGAAGTTGAAGGCTGCTTATGCATTTGCTGATACACCTGGAGGAATAAGCATATGGGATGTTGAGAACAATGAGGAGTTGCAGAGGATACTCTTCCTCCTCCCTAGCATGCCATTCATGGAGAGAGAAGTTAAGCCATTAACAAGCATGGAGAGTGTAAACAGTATAGTTCATGAGTTGACAGAGATAGTTAAGAGTATGCCAAGCAAGCCTAGTGTGTAA
- a CDS encoding PQQ-dependent sugar dehydrogenase, with translation MKRSFQTIILVILLNITVFLPYSHAQSVIQYEIEEIGKCGFIFEFLHHSNTIICATRGGEIKLLDIINNKLTTLLRINEPDPSFEMGLVGLALDPLFESNDYVYLYWTYEDPVDQKYYKKVSRFVYDHKEKRLTNMKILLDKIPANKNHNGGPIEFGTDGLLYITNGDADDSPQSRKRILDNPFKRGLDALEGKILRIDRDGNVPIDNPYPNSPIYTIGHRNVWGIAFHPITGLPYVTENGPESDDELNILYKGKDYGWPIILGYDKPIVKEEEFAKYNFNPSNYVKPLWSSGHITTAPTQMIFYTGSKYPEFTNDLFFLTLNDNSLNRVKLAPPDYTRISEFHVYPLKIGETPTDIEVDGNGDIYVSTLANKIYRIKFYTDMNNTNIADKRKPVSLHLKHDLIYYEGDVISFKAVLLDINGNPIFYKPINFILDDQVIGTVRTKDDGSASINYQLDLTGKHVMRIEFLGDEDYMYASESYTFVSIAKDMVTKTSTYETLFFDDDRLDPNTIVRLSVFPVEDGKLSNVSPTIFSIELIDKETLLTMNDVEYDLTIVKDDGIVLLSEKGKVGSTIHSYTFGREDSKITLKIRYDDKEATLAFTVVPEFMENALLISILAMLILVSIFKMSNLIRTLHY, from the coding sequence ATGAAGAGATCATTTCAAACAATAATATTAGTTATATTATTAAATATTACAGTATTCTTACCTTATTCACATGCTCAAAGTGTAATACAATACGAAATAGAAGAGATAGGAAAATGTGGCTTCATATTTGAATTCTTACATCATAGCAATACCATAATCTGTGCTACGCGTGGTGGTGAGATTAAGCTGTTAGATATTATTAATAATAAATTAACTACGTTATTAAGAATAAATGAACCAGACCCATCTTTTGAGATGGGTTTAGTTGGTCTAGCATTAGATCCATTATTTGAAAGTAATGATTATGTATATTTGTATTGGACATATGAAGATCCAGTGGATCAGAAATATTACAAGAAGGTATCTAGATTTGTTTATGATCATAAAGAAAAAAGGTTAACCAATATGAAGATACTCTTAGATAAGATACCAGCAAATAAGAACCATAACGGTGGACCTATCGAGTTTGGTACAGATGGTCTACTTTACATAACAAATGGAGATGCTGACGATTCTCCTCAATCAAGAAAGCGTATACTTGATAACCCATTCAAGCGGGGTCTAGATGCGCTTGAAGGCAAGATACTAAGGATAGATAGGGATGGTAACGTACCTATTGATAACCCATATCCTAACTCTCCAATATATACTATAGGGCATAGGAATGTATGGGGCATAGCATTTCATCCTATTACGGGATTACCGTATGTTACAGAGAATGGTCCTGAGTCAGATGATGAATTGAATATACTTTATAAGGGTAAGGATTATGGTTGGCCTATAATACTGGGATATGATAAGCCTATAGTAAAAGAAGAAGAGTTTGCTAAATACAACTTTAATCCTTCTAATTATGTCAAACCTCTATGGTCGAGTGGTCATATAACAACTGCACCAACTCAAATGATATTCTATACAGGAAGCAAATATCCAGAGTTTACTAACGATCTATTCTTCTTAACTCTAAATGATAATTCATTGAATAGAGTGAAATTAGCTCCACCAGATTATACTAGAATATCTGAATTCCATGTCTATCCATTGAAAATAGGAGAAACACCTACAGATATAGAAGTTGATGGTAATGGAGATATATATGTATCAACTCTTGCTAATAAGATATACAGGATAAAGTTCTATACAGATATGAATAATACAAATATTGCGGATAAAAGGAAACCTGTATCTTTACACCTTAAGCATGACCTTATCTATTATGAAGGAGATGTTATATCATTCAAAGCAGTATTGCTTGATATCAACGGTAATCCCATCTTCTATAAACCGATAAACTTTATATTGGATGATCAGGTTATAGGTACAGTTAGAACTAAGGATGATGGTTCTGCATCGATAAATTATCAACTAGATTTAACTGGTAAGCATGTCATGAGGATAGAATTCTTAGGAGATGAAGATTACATGTATGCTTCTGAGTCTTATACGTTCGTATCAATAGCCAAGGATATGGTTACTAAAACATCTACCTATGAGACCTTGTTCTTCGATGATGATAGACTAGATCCTAATACCATAGTTAGATTATCTGTATTCCCAGTAGAGGATGGTAAGTTAAGCAATGTTAGTCCAACCATATTCTCCATCGAACTTATAGATAAGGAGACACTCTTAACCATGAATGATGTGGAATATGATCTAACAATAGTTAAGGATGATGGTATAGTACTGCTATCAGAGAAAGGTAAGGTAGGTTCAACTATACATTCATATACATTTGGTAGGGAAGATAGTAAGATTACTCTCAAGATAAGGTACGATGATAAAGAGGCTACATTAGCATTTACTGTTGTTCCTGAGTTTATGGAAAACGCTCTTCTTATATCTATACTTGCGATGCTTATTCTTGTTTCTATATTCAAGATGAGTAACCTCATAAGGACACTACATTATTAA
- a CDS encoding methylenetetrahydrofolate reductase → MRMKITYEMNPPRIMASLSNSNYNDPNTPKRERFDLQSLSSDLERFYCRVRMLYGLAHMIHVTDSVLGIPRLSSISIGREIVQKHKLRARCSIRVRDRNTNAILQLVTDAIIAGIDGLLVIKGDEPRHSSIDSALKPSSVVKFLNEHGFSKHIRLYLSIDAENYSEDELNRKISAEPHGLITQSLSSLEPLVSLADRVKANNMCIVPCIMVPSPKNKASASSINLDWSRYEHDVESFVLEAYSLCGEVMITSPNSFNDGINILKRVMYGKAYQRGTVQRGSDTVGVEYKEKEGENGGWKHE, encoded by the coding sequence ATGAGGATGAAGATAACATACGAGATGAACCCGCCAAGGATAATGGCTAGTCTTAGCAATAGCAATTATAATGATCCCAATACACCCAAGAGGGAGAGGTTCGATCTACAATCGTTGAGTAGTGATCTTGAAAGGTTCTACTGTAGGGTAAGGATGCTCTATGGCTTAGCACATATGATCCACGTTACCGATTCAGTACTTGGTATCCCAAGACTCTCAAGTATAAGCATAGGAAGAGAGATAGTGCAGAAGCATAAGTTGAGGGCAAGGTGTAGCATAAGGGTTAGAGATAGGAATACTAATGCTATCCTTCAACTTGTTACAGATGCGATAATTGCTGGCATAGATGGCCTACTTGTGATCAAGGGTGATGAGCCAAGGCATTCAAGCATAGACTCTGCATTGAAGCCCAGTAGCGTTGTTAAATTCCTGAACGAGCATGGCTTCTCCAAGCATATAAGGTTATACCTCTCGATAGATGCTGAGAACTACAGCGAGGATGAGTTGAACAGGAAGATCAGTGCAGAGCCCCATGGTCTGATAACGCAGAGTCTCTCCTCGCTTGAGCCTTTAGTATCTCTTGCCGATAGGGTAAAGGCTAATAATATGTGTATAGTGCCATGTATAATGGTACCATCTCCAAAGAACAAGGCAAGTGCATCAAGTATAAACCTTGATTGGAGTAGGTATGAGCATGATGTAGAGTCATTTGTGCTTGAAGCATACAGCCTATGTGGGGAGGTTATGATAACATCACCAAATAGTTTTAATGATGGTATAAATATCCTTAAGAGAGTGATGTATGGTAAAGCATATCAGAGAGGCACCGTGCAAAGGGGAAGTGATACCGTAGGAGTAGAGTATAAAGAAAAAGAGGGTGAAAATGGAGGATGGAAGCATGAGTGA
- a CDS encoding MBL fold metallo-hydrolase — MILNSIDIDHGRGKVYLVDTVALGNVRAVACYLIVDSTGKVALVDTGYASSIDELLRSLATLNIGTKDIDWIVPTHLHLDHAGAVGHIARGSKGKGKIVAHERAVKHLIDPSRLIASVKQVFGDYVESFGYPIAVDPENNTIIGVSKGGEHTINLGSVELRCVTAEGHAPHQIAVYINGSKPMLITADSVSMLYPDYPCYIPTTPPPSFDADEAIATVERLSSRLDVEMLFMPHFGISSEPDAVFNATIEGINEWVGIIRQLLSEGYSHKAIEDRMVEHVKYKKSGMSPPSYIINSIRNSVKGIITYLTR, encoded by the coding sequence ATGATACTCAATAGCATAGATATTGATCATGGTAGAGGCAAGGTATACCTTGTTGATACAGTTGCTTTAGGGAATGTAAGGGCAGTAGCATGCTATCTCATAGTTGATAGCACTGGCAAGGTAGCACTAGTTGATACTGGCTATGCATCAAGCATAGATGAACTGCTCAGATCCCTTGCTACATTGAATATAGGCACCAAGGATATAGATTGGATAGTGCCAACACATCTCCATCTAGATCATGCTGGTGCTGTTGGGCATATAGCTAGAGGTAGTAAGGGTAAGGGTAAGATAGTTGCACATGAAAGGGCTGTTAAGCATCTCATAGACCCTAGCAGGTTGATAGCAAGTGTGAAGCAGGTGTTTGGGGATTATGTAGAGTCATTCGGCTATCCTATAGCTGTTGATCCAGAGAATAATACAATAATAGGTGTAAGCAAGGGTGGTGAGCATACAATCAACCTAGGCAGTGTTGAGTTAAGATGTGTGACTGCAGAGGGGCATGCACCACACCAGATAGCAGTATACATAAATGGTAGCAAACCTATGCTTATCACTGCTGATTCTGTAAGCATGCTCTACCCAGACTATCCATGCTACATACCTACAACCCCTCCTCCATCATTCGATGCTGATGAGGCAATAGCAACTGTTGAGAGGTTGAGTAGTAGGCTAGATGTTGAGATGCTCTTCATGCCACACTTTGGTATAAGCAGTGAGCCAGATGCTGTATTCAATGCAACTATAGAGGGTATCAATGAGTGGGTTGGTATCATAAGGCAGTTACTGAGCGAGGGCTACTCACATAAAGCAATAGAGGATAGGATGGTAGAGCATGTTAAGTATAAGAAGAGTGGCATGTCTCCTCCCTCCTATATAATCAACTCAATAAGGAATAGTGTTAAGGGCATAATAACCTATCTTACAAGGTGA
- a CDS encoding cobalamin B12-binding domain-containing protein, protein MQKQEQEKEKRPIRILVAKLGLDGHDRGALVLARAFRDAGMEVIYSGLFCTPEQVAKMAIDEDVDVVAMSLLNGAHLTLFPRVAKLLREKGRDDIILLGGGIIPEQDKPLLEKEGILGNFGPGTPLSRIIEFISEEVRKKRLNK, encoded by the coding sequence ATGCAGAAGCAAGAGCAGGAGAAAGAGAAGAGACCTATAAGGATACTTGTAGCAAAACTAGGGCTTGATGGGCATGATAGAGGCGCCCTTGTGCTTGCTAGAGCGTTTAGGGACGCTGGTATGGAGGTTATATACTCAGGCTTATTCTGCACACCAGAGCAGGTAGCGAAGATGGCAATAGATGAGGATGTGGACGTTGTAGCGATGAGCCTCTTGAATGGAGCGCATCTAACGTTATTCCCAAGGGTTGCTAAGCTTCTAAGGGAGAAGGGCAGGGATGATATAATCTTACTAGGAGGGGGCATAATACCAGAGCAGGATAAGCCTCTACTTGAGAAGGAAGGTATATTGGGAAACTTTGGCCCTGGCACACCTTTAAGCAGGATAATAGAGTTCATTAGTGAAGAGGTAAGGAAGAAGAGATTGAATAAGTAA
- a CDS encoding ATP-binding cassette domain-containing protein, with the protein MLFSIDVVFEQDYPRTDRAIDVAQAFGIALNTRIFRVLDAVKVDVEPGDVVYITGESGSGKSILLRTLAERISKHKIFGKVCIADNIKIDEDEILVESIGSSTDDALRLLSSVGLNDAYLFLRRYRELSDGQRYRYRVAKVLARESRYGVLVFDEFCSTLDRDTAKVVAYMLQKIARAKKKTLLIATAHDDLADDLKPDVLIRKGYGSRISIEYGRGKSIGRFTVKNYDGNSSSNSNSSVTITASSNVKDGSYGSDHECSLLKHVRIEKGCIDDWHMLEEYHYRGSRPYGIKHVFNATLKGEVVGIILYSMPAPSCRGRNIALGRVPSIGEVNRDFITISRVVVLPRFRSIGIAKMLVRHTMPLVGKRYVESIAVMGRYNPFFVKAGMREIVYEPDRKYVRVLKELESYGFNCRLAASRDYCYSILQGMDDDTVEEVLNVVSKVRFAVSNAIGRSREYSTTALHDRHILAKAVANIAMLAQEKHYYIWENPELSVKVSKSHLTGC; encoded by the coding sequence ATGCTATTCTCCATAGATGTTGTATTTGAGCAAGACTATCCTAGAACAGATAGAGCAATAGATGTTGCTCAAGCATTTGGGATAGCCCTTAACACAAGGATATTCAGAGTGCTAGATGCTGTAAAGGTTGATGTTGAGCCTGGGGATGTTGTATACATAACTGGCGAGTCTGGATCTGGCAAGTCTATACTGCTTAGGACACTTGCAGAACGTATCTCTAAACATAAGATATTCGGCAAGGTATGCATTGCTGATAACATCAAGATAGATGAGGATGAGATACTTGTGGAGAGCATAGGTTCTAGCACTGATGATGCACTGAGGCTACTAAGTAGCGTTGGGCTTAACGATGCGTATCTATTCCTTAGACGCTACAGGGAGTTGAGTGATGGGCAGAGGTACAGGTATAGGGTAGCAAAGGTTCTAGCAAGAGAGAGTAGGTATGGAGTGCTAGTATTTGATGAGTTCTGCTCAACCCTAGATAGGGATACTGCCAAGGTTGTTGCGTACATGCTCCAGAAGATTGCAAGGGCAAAGAAGAAGACCTTGTTGATTGCAACTGCACATGATGATCTTGCTGATGATCTCAAGCCTGATGTGCTTATACGCAAAGGCTATGGCTCTAGGATAAGCATAGAGTATGGTAGAGGTAAGAGCATAGGCAGGTTTACTGTTAAGAATTATGATGGTAATAGTAGTAGTAATAGTAACAGTAGTGTTACTATTACTGCTAGTAGTAATGTGAAGGATGGGAGCTATGGTTCAGATCATGAATGCTCCCTCCTCAAGCATGTTAGGATAGAGAAAGGTTGTATAGATGATTGGCATATGCTAGAGGAGTACCACTACAGGGGTAGTAGACCTTATGGAATAAAGCATGTATTCAATGCAACTCTCAAGGGGGAGGTTGTAGGCATCATACTCTACAGCATGCCAGCACCATCTTGCAGGGGAAGGAACATAGCGCTTGGAAGAGTACCTAGCATAGGGGAGGTTAACAGGGATTTTATAACTATAAGCAGAGTAGTTGTGCTACCAAGGTTTAGAAGCATAGGCATAGCAAAGATGCTTGTAAGGCATACAATGCCTCTAGTAGGGAAGAGGTATGTTGAGAGCATAGCTGTTATGGGTAGATACAATCCATTCTTCGTCAAGGCAGGGATGAGAGAGATAGTATATGAGCCTGATAGGAAGTATGTTAGAGTACTGAAGGAGTTGGAGAGTTATGGGTTCAATTGTAGGCTAGCAGCAAGTAGAGATTACTGCTACTCAATTCTGCAAGGTATGGATGATGATACTGTAGAGGAGGTTCTGAACGTAGTGAGCAAGGTAAGGTTTGCTGTAAGTAATGCAATTGGTAGGAGTAGAGAGTACTCAACCACTGCACTACATGATAGGCATATACTTGCCAAGGCAGTAGCAAACATTGCAATGCTTGCTCAGGAGAAGCACTACTACATATGGGAGAATCCTGAACTATCTGTAAAGGTTAGTAAGTCACACCTAACTGGTTGTTAG
- a CDS encoding AAA family ATPase, protein MLCILYVVRPYSMLILEEPEVHLYPRLQRNVARLLAMLARSGVSTHHNS, encoded by the coding sequence TTGCTCTGTATCTTATATGTAGTAAGGCCATATAGCATGTTGATACTTGAGGAGCCTGAAGTACACCTCTATCCAAGACTACAGAGGAATGTTGCAAGGCTCTTGGCAATGCTTGCTAGGAGTGGTGTAAGTACTCATCACAACTCATAG
- a CDS encoding ribbon-helix-helix domain-containing protein — translation MAREDWDYIPLPKEMLKELDRYLASSEAKRYGIRSRAELLRFIVRRFMDEHLLQPTQVKQRI, via the coding sequence ATGGCTAGAGAAGACTGGGATTATATACCATTGCCTAAGGAGATGCTCAAAGAACTCGATAGATACCTTGCTAGTAGCGAGGCAAAGAGGTATGGTATAAGGAGCAGGGCAGAACTGCTTAGATTCATAGTAAGAAGGTTCATGGATGAGCATCTATTGCAACCTACTCAGGTTAAGCAGCGTATCTAG
- a CDS encoding DUF1616 domain-containing protein, which translates to MVQRKVEEEEVGAGKDKNNKIKYKSIEQILKIEDRDDMLEQLVLYAVRNNCSKVKDIVDMLMNNDLIKTRLFSSSSSSSSSSSITIDDILDAVRRLAHKKAIMLYNSSITSFKDYLKNMYLSMTLWITVIVTAVTILTIYVLPDAIPWSIVRIVVGGAFVLFIPGYALVQLLFPSREMDVIERVALSIGLSLAVVPLTGFLLNYSPWGIRLDPIVASMSALSIILALASVYRAYMMNVKTVRGEEDDD; encoded by the coding sequence ATGGTTCAACGTAAGGTAGAGGAAGAAGAGGTAGGGGCAGGCAAGGATAAGAATAATAAGATCAAGTACAAGAGCATAGAGCAGATCCTCAAGATAGAGGATAGGGATGATATGCTTGAGCAACTCGTGCTCTATGCGGTAAGGAACAACTGTAGTAAGGTTAAGGATATAGTTGATATGCTGATGAACAACGATCTTATCAAGACAAGGCTCTTTTCTTCCTCTTCTTCCTCCTCTTCCTCTTCATCAATAACCATAGATGATATTCTAGATGCTGTTAGGAGGCTTGCACATAAGAAGGCTATAATGCTATACAACTCAAGCATAACATCATTCAAGGATTACCTGAAGAATATGTATCTGAGCATGACACTCTGGATAACTGTAATAGTCACTGCTGTAACCATCTTAACAATATATGTGCTTCCAGATGCAATACCATGGAGCATTGTAAGGATAGTTGTAGGAGGGGCCTTTGTGCTCTTCATCCCTGGCTATGCTCTAGTGCAGTTGCTCTTCCCTAGCAGAGAGATGGATGTAATAGAGAGGGTAGCGTTGAGTATAGGTTTGAGCCTTGCTGTTGTTCCATTGACAGGGTTCCTATTGAACTACAGTCCATGGGGCATAAGGCTTGATCCAATTGTTGCATCTATGAGTGCTTTAAGCATAATACTTGCATTGGCAAGTGTTTATAGAGCGTATATGATGAATGTTAAAACTGTGAGAGGAGAGGAGGATGATGATTAG